The following nucleotide sequence is from Hevea brasiliensis isolate MT/VB/25A 57/8 chromosome 7, ASM3005281v1, whole genome shotgun sequence.
gaagtccgagctgagttcttcgctggcaccaggttagatttaagagagctgtataggggatcagctcccatatattatgattgatgctacagggtgcgtgagtgctccaaattacctttttgatgctctgatgtgaatttattgctgatgttgcatttcactccacagtttgcattagtactagatagttatagagattatggttaaaattgatattttactctctgagtcgaacgctcactcctgttcaaaaatttttacaggccacaggaggatatttttttgaggttaacctgctttctccctcgcaggtcaattactaatgtttgtataaactggttaaatcttagaatttccgcatgtgttagaaatgtttatttgatttgggtctgtaaactaaattattattttggacctgtaaacttaatattctatgcatgtttgatggattggatgagggagctgagctcccatttatttttttatgctgatgagtatgtggagggtgagctgagctccccaattgagtatttattgtgtttacaggtcgggtgagtcgaaaactccccgttggaaagtccattttatggccggactctgttcgtttgatttcttgaatttgggcccaaatgggccttagagttgggttaatgaacagttaggcttactacgggcctcgggggctttaggctggcccaggtcctagtgccggtccgacccataggttgggtcgtgacaacactattattattttgttataattttgtaattattattatctaaaaagtattaaaaaataatatttatagacATTTTCATAATatctatttaaaattatttgtttaTGTGTAATTTTGATTCGTaagtaacaaataatttaaattactttgctcttaaatttttatgtaatttataacatatttaattttttttaataatttaaaaatactttaacaatgtgaatatacattatttttatatgcTAAACCTATTGTGTTTAATGTGTTTAATCAATCTAAGAATCCTTCAaagttttcattttaaattatagggaatttgaaaattttattacatatatatatatatatatatatatatatatatatatatatatatatatatatatataaaaggttgaatgtttttttcctattttgatatttttattataattagttgacatttttaaataatttatatgtataaaattgaatatatttttgtcaattatcaatggagaaatcttaTTTTCATGCTACTTGATTAAAGAAAAAGTTACttatatcaattttaatttcattaattaaggAAACATtgagaaaattaatattttactttgattttgatttcaaaattaaaaaatatatacttcAAACGAGATAAATTATAGAACATTGCCAATGCATTAGCAATACACATGATACTAATAAAgagttaatttttctttaaatatagAAACGAGTCTAATGAATTTTTAAAGATATACATTACTTTTAATAAatgttaaataataaaatattattatgagTGATATTGAAATTCTTCTTGCTCATTCTTAAGTATTTTAATGTAAAACACTATGTtattacataaaaaaaattataaaaatagtgatacacaataatattacaaaataagattatgataaatatagaaaaaaataaaaatattaataaacaatttAAAATTGAACTTAGTATATAAAAAAATGATagcattatttaatttaattatgttcaAAAAATTaagatcaaattaaaataatagttttaatttaaaaattcaaagaaagaattttatttaaattaaaatattatatttcattttaattaattataaataaaatataattattgatgTTATAACTATAGATATAATATATATATGCGTTTcatgtgcacaataaaaatttgagcttcatgatattataattatatattttttcattaacaaatttcataaattatctaATGAAATtacaccttttttttttaattaacataattggTTATGTAATTTGTCAAATTTatcaaagttttaaaatttttaaaatttctataTAATATTTACCAGTAAGTTTAACATTTGAGCTAAATTTTAATGATGTAAGACTGATcacttataataaaataaaaattaataaaaataaattaattatttatatttaagaaatatttataattattatttaatttattgaccatcttttaaataataaaaggcgtattatattaaaatatataaattttttaatttttgttaagtatacaatgtttactttgttaaaataatatattaaaaatgaatttatttaCTAATAATATTTacacataaaatttttttttagaaaaaatattatgaaatttaaaataatcgtgctaaaaaatttaaatttttatatttttatgatttaatacttataaaattaatataaatttatatttaatgttaTAAAAATATATTGTTTCAGTCCATGACATGCCATGGATTATCATGCTCGTTCAAGCTAAATTCAAGAATTGTATTTGGCGGTTCTTATGGCAACCCCACATGTAGGTAAAAGAAAGGAGTGCGCATGTGGGGAAGTTGGGCTGCGCTTACCGATGGAATGGCGTTTGATGCCGTGCGCTCCGCTTCCTGTTTTATGCATATCTTCCCACTCTTCaagaataattaataaaaaaacaaataaagtccccaatttgattttttttttcattaattagacttcaactgaaaatgaaatacataatttaactattttattattaaataattttatttttattttatcttatacAAAAACTGTACAATGCGAAAACAtataaacttaaaaaataaatatacattTATCAGTATGTtattttttactaattttaataaattaataaattataatctcaattcaacttaaATATACCTAACAATTCTCTCTATCAGtctctttcatttttatttagatataatctaatatatttattatatattataaataatttttaactaaGAGCTGCCTTTGATAAAAATTTACTCTTATTGAATTTTATATTATTTCTTCCCTTTAAATGgatatttcttttcatttattggaCTGTATTGGATAATAATATCTTTctattgaaaaaaattatatacTGTATCGATTATTTTATGTAAGATAACTTATATGAAATGACaaattaataaagaaaaaaattctattaaaatATGCCTTTCTTCACACTTCAATGCCTTTCTCCCTCTGTTGTAATATGCAAGTGTTACTTTGTTCAATGGATAAAAGCCCAATAAACTCtccataatatttatatttgtagTGTCAGTATTCTCAATTCTAATCCAGTCCTACCCTCCTATAATAAGATTTAATCTCTAAAatgcaataaaaatataattttttttttatttttatgaaaaataaattaatcctaaaatatatttctattattgcgtttcattttttataaaaatttaatttatataattataatatttataaaaaaaattaattccttATAATATTTAGAATGAATGCTTTCATTATGATTAACTAATCATGAACTTcaacaaaaaaattattttattaattaataaaatatataaaagattaaattataattttttatcataattcAAAAACTAAATTGTAAAATACACTAAGAAGTTCTAGTGCACTACAGGAAGTTCAACTTGCACTGCTAGCTTAGGCCATTTTCCAGAGGCAGCGTGAGCCTGTGAGCAGTATAGGTGTGCAACAGATGACTTAATAATCAACATTCAAATTCAACATGGATTACTCTTGTGGGCAAATCAaagttctttattattattattattattttttagggATGGGACAAACCAAAGTTGAATGATCACACTGCATTTACCGTCACTTAGGTTTAAAAAATGTTGTTAACAATGAAATGTCTATTTCATAAGACATTTCACATTTCAAACCTCAACGCACATTAAAGAATGGGCTAAAATGAACATCCCATTAagtatgggagtaaaattaaacATTTAGCCATGTAAAAATACATATAAACCTGTAATTCCATCAACAAGGGTAAGAGTGGAACATCCAGGTTGAAATATAAAAAGCTGTTTGAAATTAGGGTGCAGCATATTACAATGTGGAAGTGACTCACACAAGCAATAGAGTATGCTAGTTGAGGTTGAGAATGGAAGGTTTCATGCCATTGTATATCAGCAGAGAGACCAACCCCTAAAGGGCTTCAAAATGTTGACCTGTTAACATTCATGGAATCTGATTCTTTATGCCTAAAATTGTCAAATATATCACAAATGATGAACCCTTGATGAAGACTACTGTAATCATCCAAGTACAGAGTATTAATACTTTAAAGACCCAAAAGGGTTTTATATACACAAAAGCTTTCTTTAAATCACTCAAAAATAGCTCTTCCCATCCTCTAGGTTACATTTGTTCTCTACACTCAAAAccttttcttccattttctaCAGTTGAAAAAAACAAGAATTGTGGAacagaaattaaagaaataatagaatctATAGAACAGTTGTTACCTGCTAAACATAATGACCAATTACACATTTCTATTGAACCTGCTTCTCATGAAACCAAGCTAGATTCTGTAGTCCATTTCAAACTCAAATGCACTGATGAGTTTCAAGATATCTGTTCAAGGCATCTTTATGTCATCCCTCTTCCAAATTCAAGATTCATTTCCGCAAGCTGCACATTGTACCCATGCTTTATGTCAGTACCAAATCAAGGGTCCAACACAACATTTAAGAGTTCAATGAACATAAGCATATGCATTACATATCAAGAACTGGATAAACAATTGCAGAATCAAACATAAGCTGAACAAAGACAAAAAGGCCATATGGACTGTTGCCAACAAGTGGACTGCTATACAGTGAAAAGTGGACAATATGCTGGATCATTGCTCTGTTCAAATTTTCCTAAAGCACAAGGACTTCAGGGAGAAAAATGTGGGCCATCCATGAAATACACCTTTAAATCTATTTCGACCACAATTTACACTGTGGAGAGTTACAAGATGAAGGAGGTCATAATCTGATGAAACAAGTAAAGACAACTCTCACTAGGCCATTGATAATGGATCGAAAAAAGAGATACTAAATTGACtgggctctctctctctctctctcacacacacacacacatatgtaAATGGAACCACTTACGGAACAAATATGTTAGACCTGTATGACTATGAGAGGAGAAGAAGCAGTGCATGGGTTGCATTGAATACATTATCAATCGAAGGATAACTTTGAGCggttaataatatataattgtcGATTAAAAAATTCCCTTCATGGGCCATAGAACATTGTCAaatattgtaaatttttaattttttttattcattcaaaCATTGGGTAAATAAATCACTTAGAAATATagaattagttagttaaatgtTGAAAGGTACCTTTTAATTATGCCTTATCACATTTATCTTTACTCTCATCCTCATTCTTCCATTcactatcatcatcatcatcacccaTTTCACCTCTTCCATCATTTCCCATATCACTTTCGCTTGCTGTTTCCCATTCTGAATCATCACTGTCTTGGCCATAAACATCACCAGCATCTCCTTCATAGTGGACACCCCCATGTTTGATAGCTGCCTCTCTAAATAACCAGGCAGCACGCATCTGCTTCTTGACTAGGCGCTCCGCATAGTCAGGAACTTTATTGTGCCTCAAACATAGATCAGGGTCATTTGATTGAGAGCATTCATTAATGAACAGAATGGCATCTAACAAGCTCTCTTTAGCTAGTCCCAGCATGTCATAAGCCTGAGCTCTTCTCCAAAGGCTTTTTGCATGACGATTAAGAGGGTTGTGAAGACAAAGTGCATGTGTAGCATCACTTATAGCAGCCGAGGGTTGTTGTAACAGAAGATGACACTGAGCTCGATTACTGTATAGAACAACTCTCTCTTTTTTGGATCTCATTGGACACAATGACAATGCTTCAGAGTACTTTGATGCAGCTCCAGATATATTTCCTGATGAGAACAAGGAATTTCCTTCAAGCTTGACCACTAATGCTGCAGCCTGCTTGATATGTAGATCTTCCTTTGGCATATTCTTTTCCCATTTCATTCTTTGTTTTGAGTTTAACAATTCCCCAATCAGTTCTTTTGTGTGGTTACTGACAGAGTTACGCCCTGTCCCTTGTGATTGAATACAATCCTGAAGAACATTAACAATGGAATCACCAAGCTTTTTTTGATCACCCAGAGCTTTGATCTCTGCAAGGTCTATCAGGGCAGGAACTGCCTTATCGATCACCTATAAAAAAGGTAAAGTAACAATAAGAAAACAAAATTCTAAAGTTGAATATCCAAAACAAAATATTTAATGGTTATTACAATCCCTATTTGGAGATGCATTTCTAGCATCAAGCTATTGGTTTCCTTCTATATGAAATGACATAATGTTGCAATTTCATCAGCACTTGTTAAACTGGATGATTCATCTCCCCTGGAAGTTCGAACTTAAAACATCCACAAATCAAAGAAAATGAAATACTTATTGTCATTTAATAGGAACAAGTATTAATATGTACAATGGATTGTGATAGTTAGCATTATGTTAGAAAACTTAGAATAATGTAAAAATTGCATTATTTGTACTTTGCATCCTGTGGACCATGCTTGCTACATTACCTGATTGAACAAATTTGAAGAAACCACCTAAATGgagcttctctctctctctctctctctctcacatagACTCATACTTATATGCAGATCCACACATATACTTTTCATTATTATAACTCATATCATTCCTAGTGAATTTTCCGCACTCTTTCACCGAGTACAGAGTATAAACATGTAGATATGCATGCTTTGATTTTTTGATGATTTTTTTGCACCTAAACAACATAAATCAATAGgttgttgcaataaaatgcatggATAGAGCAATCAGtactcaaatttaaaaaaaaaaatgcagaatATGAAATGTCTAGATCCTTAAAACATAATCCTTGAGGCACATTGTCAGTCGAAATCCTTAATGGGAATGAGTTCACAAGATGATCTTCAACATCTCATTCACTAATTAGAGGGTAAATTATACCAAGTTCCACTGTTCCAAAACCTTAACGTTCACTCCAGCAGTAATTTCCAAAGTAAGCAAGATGGTCCATCAAACATCACTATTTGCATCCTCAATAACATAAACGAATTGAAAAACTATTATAGTAAACAAATGTTACTGCATTGAGAGTTACAAATGAATTTGTGCTAAACAAGAACAGGACAGGAAGGAAGTTCAATAGTATGCAGTTTAAGCAGTTTTCAAtagaaaatcaaataaatataattatcatcACAACTCAAAAGAAAGTTTTCATGGCAACAACGATActggaaaacaaaaagaaaaagaaaaaagaacatGTCATGTAGGTATTCCATTTACCTTATGGCAAGTATTTGGATCTTGAAGCAACCAAAGAAGACAATCTATAGC
It contains:
- the LOC110662084 gene encoding uncharacterized protein LOC110662084, encoding MDKVSSDCPYPGCFFCVMKEGNPSKRRASILKFFRELPSQDDDGQVLPISGLWNTAMAHPNDPEFIELGIFECMAALIWKGLKNRRWLSLDQNIYIPYYAAHIIGSYTMNMEEFAESAVHAGVIPPLVELLRGRLTWVEQRVAVRALGHLATYASTFPSVASHGEILELSIQLAMSSLEIVYSHFYQYVDRRLSYHCDLLTRGMGGVEMESRKAEEWASQLQCWSLQLINCFAFKPEFIPTICKPEFLVKLPGMWGGLVNENSPAGIGLLRTICHHKLGRGPVASCPGIIEALCNIASSSDDWQYMAIDCLLWLLQDPNTCHKVIDKAVPALIDLAEIKALGDQKKLGDSIVNVLQDCIQSQGTGRNSVSNHTKELIGELLNSKQRMKWEKNMPKEDLHIKQAAALVVKLEGNSLFSSGNISGAASKYSEALSLCPMRSKKERVVLYSNRAQCHLLLQQPSAAISDATHALCLHNPLNRHAKSLWRRAQAYDMLGLAKESLLDAILFINECSQSNDPDLCLRHNKVPDYAERLVKKQMRAAWLFREAAIKHGGVHYEGDAGDVYGQDSDDSEWETASESDMGNDGRGEMGDDDDDSEWKNEDESKDKCDKA